In Aliamphritea ceti, a single window of DNA contains:
- a CDS encoding EAL domain-containing protein: MSLSPAILAEKLKRRFSLAFVVLLMCLSVIWWQASYWYESYLLEEQSHKFDQQVDGYAQNLANILNKRFALLQGLTSFVETDLVSSARGLQSSDERIDTFLNGLLSSSKGIRNFAIAPDGIIRKISPLQGNETALGHNLLNDTRKASQHATLQAMREPGIALTSPMQLVQGGDGIVARQAVSVDGHFWGLVSMALDMAPLLREAGLLNPDLGLQIAIRDSRGEVFYGEPGVFGNERLVHPIDLIDGQWELVAVPFGGVDSDVRQYVLIFQSVLAAFFLMVVGVISQQRRQYSLNSVSAVDVKSQEQMRLPGPPTWAAPLLTFCALFMATVSLYWFVQRNDTASQQLALNNSASTLEHDIRRRLDAHKEYFELLADQISKGQLSKQSYQERVSRYVFDHPGLVNVTWADENFVIRDTAPYEENKHVVGLKLLLPEPKRASYEAFVSRQSVYTDPFVVIQGHPAFELYVPVFSGARFIGTLGAVYKIEYLLDGLVPDEVLEKYRVDFIDRNGRIIFGEAEQNTPSHLSRTLPISQLHESVWLRLSAYDNRSEESNRLLFVLLLLLATGIGISLWMQYRESKQHWRAGEVLRESQRHFQAIAQSSPMAIIISCPQSGEIVYGNAQAEKLFNCDVDKLQASFLESYFTFAEDYSRFCLQIEEQRHLDNFELLIDKCGTADALWVSMSSQVAMYGNREAIITSVIDLSERKSHENKLFEQANYDALTGLPNRGLAFDRLQDAMARARRQGSKIALMMLDLDHFKTVNDNLGHNAGDLLLKQISERLSGCVREGDTVARLGGDEFTLILPELHDAMEAELIAEKIIKASCEPVFLNGHEVSVSASIGITVFPNDGEDQETLLKNADTAMYKCKSDGRNHFHFYTEEMNRHAQALLKMELELRRALTREEFVLHYQPLICTQTGEIMGVEALLRWHNDSLGSIAPDVFIPLAESIGIITELGEWVLYQAAGQIKTWRQQSNMPQYVAVNVSVQQLRQGRFAELVSKVLQDTDLPPQALELEITETVLLDNTERNHGILNVIDAMGVRLSIDDFGTGYSSLSYLGRFPFDTLKIDRSFINDVDERDEAAQLTSAIISMADVLGLRVVAEGVETQAQLDFLGSLNCDLTQGFYLARPMPAEQLEAFVAEYKPVCSRVIQA; this comes from the coding sequence GTTACGCACAAAATCTGGCGAATATTCTTAATAAGCGTTTTGCTCTTTTGCAGGGGCTGACGTCCTTTGTTGAAACTGACCTGGTGTCTTCTGCCAGGGGCTTGCAGAGCTCTGACGAGCGCATAGATACTTTTCTCAATGGTTTATTGTCTTCCTCTAAAGGTATTCGTAATTTTGCTATCGCTCCTGATGGCATCATCCGCAAAATCTCGCCGTTGCAGGGTAATGAAACTGCGCTGGGTCATAATCTCCTTAACGACACACGTAAAGCTAGTCAGCATGCCACTTTGCAGGCGATGCGGGAGCCGGGCATTGCGCTGACTTCACCAATGCAGTTAGTGCAGGGAGGCGATGGGATAGTTGCTCGTCAGGCTGTTAGTGTTGACGGTCATTTCTGGGGTTTAGTATCGATGGCGTTAGATATGGCGCCATTGTTGCGGGAAGCGGGTTTGCTGAATCCTGATCTGGGATTACAAATTGCTATCCGGGACAGTAGGGGTGAAGTGTTTTATGGTGAGCCCGGTGTATTTGGCAATGAGCGTCTGGTGCATCCGATAGATTTAATAGACGGGCAGTGGGAGCTGGTTGCGGTTCCTTTTGGTGGGGTAGACAGTGATGTTCGTCAGTACGTGTTAATTTTTCAAAGTGTTCTGGCAGCATTTTTTCTGATGGTGGTTGGTGTTATAAGCCAGCAAAGGCGTCAATATTCGCTAAATTCAGTATCAGCTGTTGATGTGAAAAGTCAGGAGCAGATGCGATTGCCGGGGCCGCCAACCTGGGCGGCGCCATTACTGACCTTTTGTGCATTGTTTATGGCAACAGTATCGCTGTATTGGTTTGTTCAGCGTAACGATACAGCCAGCCAGCAGCTGGCACTTAATAATAGTGCTTCAACTCTGGAGCATGATATTCGCCGTCGTCTTGATGCGCATAAAGAATATTTCGAACTGCTGGCGGATCAGATCAGTAAAGGTCAGCTCTCCAAGCAGTCATATCAGGAGCGGGTATCCCGTTATGTATTTGATCATCCTGGTTTGGTGAACGTTACCTGGGCAGATGAAAACTTCGTTATTCGTGATACAGCACCGTATGAAGAGAACAAGCATGTAGTTGGTCTTAAGCTTTTGCTTCCTGAGCCAAAGCGGGCTTCTTATGAGGCATTTGTCAGCCGCCAGTCTGTGTATACCGATCCATTTGTGGTTATTCAGGGGCATCCAGCCTTTGAACTGTATGTGCCGGTTTTCTCCGGCGCACGTTTTATCGGTACGTTGGGGGCTGTCTATAAAATTGAATACTTGCTGGATGGTCTGGTACCGGATGAAGTGCTGGAAAAATACCGGGTTGATTTTATCGATCGCAACGGACGGATCATTTTTGGTGAGGCTGAACAGAATACGCCTTCTCATCTGAGTCGAACCTTGCCGATTAGCCAGCTGCATGAATCAGTTTGGCTGCGCCTGAGTGCATATGACAATCGATCAGAAGAAAGTAATCGTTTGTTGTTTGTGTTGTTGTTATTACTGGCCACAGGTATTGGTATTAGTTTGTGGATGCAGTACCGGGAAAGTAAACAGCACTGGCGGGCCGGTGAAGTGTTGCGTGAAAGCCAGCGGCATTTTCAGGCGATCGCTCAGTCATCTCCAATGGCAATTATTATCAGCTGCCCTCAGAGCGGAGAAATAGTGTATGGCAATGCTCAGGCAGAGAAACTGTTTAACTGTGATGTCGATAAATTACAGGCCAGTTTTCTGGAAAGTTATTTTACCTTTGCAGAAGATTACAGCCGTTTTTGCTTGCAGATAGAAGAACAGCGGCATCTCGACAATTTTGAATTGTTGATTGATAAGTGCGGTACAGCTGATGCGCTCTGGGTTTCTATGTCATCCCAGGTTGCTATGTATGGTAACCGTGAAGCAATTATTACTAGTGTTATCGATCTTTCTGAGCGTAAAAGCCATGAGAATAAACTGTTTGAGCAGGCAAATTATGATGCATTAACCGGTTTGCCTAATCGTGGGCTTGCATTTGACCGGTTGCAGGATGCGATGGCACGGGCGCGTCGGCAGGGCAGTAAAATTGCACTGATGATGCTGGATCTGGATCACTTCAAAACAGTTAACGATAATCTGGGGCATAACGCCGGAGACCTGCTGCTGAAACAGATTTCAGAGCGGCTCTCTGGCTGTGTTCGGGAAGGTGATACAGTTGCGCGTCTTGGTGGTGACGAGTTCACGCTTATCTTGCCTGAGCTGCATGATGCTATGGAAGCTGAGCTTATCGCTGAGAAAATTATCAAAGCCAGCTGTGAGCCGGTTTTTCTGAACGGTCATGAAGTCTCAGTCAGTGCCAGTATTGGTATAACAGTGTTTCCAAATGACGGTGAAGATCAGGAAACGCTGTTAAAGAATGCTGATACAGCAATGTACAAATGTAAGTCCGATGGGCGTAATCATTTTCATTTTTATACGGAAGAAATGAACCGTCACGCTCAGGCATTGCTTAAGATGGAACTTGAATTGCGCCGGGCGCTGACACGTGAAGAGTTTGTGCTGCATTATCAGCCGCTGATTTGCACTCAGACCGGCGAAATAATGGGAGTTGAAGCGCTGTTGCGCTGGCATAACGACAGCCTGGGCAGTATAGCCCCGGACGTTTTTATTCCTTTGGCTGAGAGTATTGGCATTATTACTGAGCTGGGCGAATGGGTGTTATATCAGGCGGCTGGTCAGATTAAAACCTGGCGGCAGCAGTCTAATATGCCGCAGTACGTCGCCGTGAATGTGTCGGTTCAACAACTTCGTCAGGGACGGTTTGCTGAGCTGGTGAGCAAAGTGCTGCAAGATACTGATTTGCCTCCTCAGGCGCTGGAGCTGGAAATTACAGAAACTGTGCTGTTGGATAATACTGAACGTAATCACGGTATTTTGAATGTTATTGATGCGATGGGTGTACGGTTGTCGATTGATGACTTTGGTACGGGGTATTCTTCGCTGAGTTATCTGGGGCGCTTTCCGTTTGATACGCTGAAGATCGACCGGTCATTCATTAATGATGTCGATGAGCGGGATGAAGCTGCACAGTTGACCAGTGCCATTATTTCAATGGCAGATGTTCTGGGTTTAAGAGTTGTTGCTGAAGGTGTTGAAACCCAGGCGCAGCTGGACTTTCTGGGATCGCTGAATTGCGATCTGACACAAGGTTTTTATCTTGCCAGACCCATGCCGGCTGAGCAGCTGGAAGCGTTTGTCGCAGAGTATAAACCGGTATGCAGTCGGGTAATACAAGCCTGA